A DNA window from Mycoplasmopsis pullorum contains the following coding sequences:
- a CDS encoding bifunctional 4-hydroxy-2-oxoglutarate aldolase/2-dehydro-3-deoxy-phosphogluconate aldolase — translation MIISLETNFSFLKAHKVVAVIREVDPQKAHQSIEYAIQAGIKLIEITLTCPNYAQLLTHFKSQHPDLAFGFGTVISAQQMEELKSYNPDFIVSPAFSKEVLDVCLEHDILYLPGVFTPKEALDAYNLGVKVLKLFPSGILGHKFVSDVLKPFPFLNFMPSGGVDLENVTDWLNAGCIAVSVGSSLFKGQTPAEKVAHAAKLVAKVKDAQ, via the coding sequence TTGATTATCTCGTTAGAAACTAACTTCTCTTTTTTAAAAGCTCACAAAGTTGTCGCTGTAATTAGAGAAGTTGATCCGCAAAAAGCTCACCAAAGCATTGAATATGCAATTCAAGCTGGTATAAAACTAATCGAAATTACACTAACTTGTCCTAATTATGCACAATTACTAACTCACTTTAAATCACAACATCCAGATTTAGCATTTGGATTTGGAACAGTAATTAGTGCTCAACAAATGGAAGAATTAAAATCATACAATCCTGATTTTATTGTTTCTCCAGCTTTTAGTAAAGAAGTATTGGATGTGTGTCTTGAACATGACATCCTTTATTTACCTGGGGTTTTTACACCAAAAGAAGCATTGGATGCTTACAATCTTGGTGTGAAAGTATTAAAATTGTTCCCTTCAGGGATTTTAGGACACAAATTTGTTAGTGATGTGCTTAAACCATTTCCATTTTTAAACTTCATGCCTTCTGGCGGAGTTGATTTGGAAAATGTAACTGATTGACTAAATGCTGGTTGCATCGCGGTTTCAGTTGGATCAAGTCTCTTTAAAGGACAAACTCCAGCCGAAAAAGTTGCACACGCTGCAAAATTAGTCGCAAAAGTTAAAGATGCACAATAA
- a CDS encoding PfkB family carbohydrate kinase, with the protein MHNNSNQHGKVLTIGEVLVRLSILKNSQLETNQLNYYIGGDTLNVAANVGRWINGSKFFSVVDFDSVFYPNLLQHMNANNVESQLVHQSGRIGTYYTLPKNTFKNMQVFYDRKYSSYYDTYETTLANVDSDKLLSNVEYIFISGITLALNSKINTFILKLIKHARTQGIKIILDLNYRSKLWSSYDAFRAEIEKFIIYADVVIGWISQVYQPLSQMLDLEQFKINSQSMLEKYPNIEILATPSKGFTTKACVKSFLFKDKQYYESDILEYEDRFPIGSGDSFASALVTALLLKLSNEEILNASRNAYAIKNIYEGDNNLANWSDILGYKSNIKKIER; encoded by the coding sequence ATGCACAATAATTCAAACCAACATGGTAAAGTTTTAACCATTGGTGAAGTTTTAGTACGTTTAAGTATTTTAAAAAATAGTCAACTTGAAACCAATCAATTAAATTATTACATTGGTGGTGACACATTAAATGTCGCTGCTAATGTCGGACGTTGAATCAACGGATCTAAATTTTTTAGTGTAGTTGATTTTGATTCGGTTTTTTATCCTAATTTGCTTCAACATATGAATGCAAACAATGTTGAATCGCAATTAGTACATCAAAGTGGTCGAATAGGGACTTATTATACTTTACCTAAGAACACTTTTAAAAATATGCAAGTCTTTTATGACCGTAAATACAGCTCATATTACGATACTTATGAAACAACTTTAGCCAATGTTGATTCTGATAAGTTGCTAAGCAATGTGGAATATATATTTATTTCAGGAATTACCTTAGCACTTAATTCAAAGATCAATACATTTATTCTTAAGTTAATTAAACATGCACGAACTCAAGGAATTAAAATCATTTTAGACTTAAACTACCGTTCAAAATTATGAAGTAGTTATGATGCGTTTCGTGCTGAAATTGAAAAATTTATTATCTATGCTGATGTGGTAATTGGTTGAATCTCACAAGTGTACCAACCACTTTCACAAATGCTTGATTTAGAACAATTCAAAATTAATTCACAATCAATGCTTGAAAAATATCCAAATATCGAAATTCTCGCAACTCCATCAAAAGGATTTACAACTAAAGCATGTGTTAAATCATTTTTATTTAAAGATAAACAATATTACGAAAGTGATATTTTAGAATACGAAGATCGTTTTCCAATTGGTTCTGGTGATTCATTTGCATCAGCCTTGGTTACTGCATTATTATTAAAATTAAGCAATGAAGAAATTTTAAACGCATCTCGTAATGCTTATGCAATCAAAAATATTTACGAAGGTGACAATAACTTGGCCAACTGAAGTGATATTTTAGGTTACAAGAGTAACATTAAAAAAATTGAAAGGTAG
- a CDS encoding lipoprotein 17-related variable surface protein: MKKTKKRFYKLIVGSTTLIATGLLGAASISCNFKRVGTGSTNNSGGDWSLPSTKPGITNPPKTDYEDMSDVVNIDQIFKNVRLNDAYAQKTPLDTFIKNYNNAFKILRIANATLPFERVKEDEAISEKYLKKSAELFATKLPTFLSNENALYLDFFGYYTEAKRVNDKLVVDFYVADLSKLQDQQQILHKEFSFNYPNLSEVPSEPKQPEQPDQSGSGTPTDPVESVESKLNELIKQVNVSLASGLKAAELTATQVKVENLVFKINNQVSDLVTDVVLSAQGSNSLSVSFKLTQDGKKSNERLVQLTGFKDLSELELLKLNNPKLFEAYNRIKLYSTISDNPLSLKAIRKNIPSFKLINAGEGITLSEVNYVVNPFEGRLIAHFSISDGNESYRVAKVFNLQEVSNIVQLVNDNLNTYVGYYNSKADQFSDLLYAIIKFANRNDLSDEEKEIAKDRVLTLIYLKAQIADPATALAKVEEFSNLVASQAEVIVDKKRKFDEEKSALAVIFDDLKNVITPLNSLNIAHAEFQKPELTRFLQGYFSDFIDNYYYGTKEVNGDLVVQNEYGPYGIWYISVPNLLAKNLLYRMDGSFADEVVKKAAKAINYFVSDLTHYAPLPYSKNTYGNKLFDRPNHVNDVLIAKLFSLINDDPNHDLDNLAPKLVEVYQNLIEKEVLLPSDFDKDDTTLSALINTVRLLNLTISLNSSIYTAYKDLDFAVQYFSAKLSNEYKAKWKLDKVLENNSKWLQLAKNLKLAEYEILENTFTKFFDTQILMRPARFNSLLLTRNSWETVEKFVSDFNAQNKANVFLDQKRLNDRYAKFIPTIAAQTLPFEKWNLKLTQEDPEKPNQLLLTLELLDETNNKEKISLFSKYVTYVQLEVPEHTISHAYAEEASRANTLASEVTIDRLKLKVSNSEIKVKDVVLKPNNKTGSLVVSYKIEFKGKTSTTDDLVINGFITEQAYLDQVREGLSVTLKDDFDKTQTYPSRVTNEAFNPIVVPDNVVIFDKEFSEANDQTGTLKYKLSLKLKTNQSDTPKAEHTFEFDGFKINQLAVSLQNVSLSASDNAKTKLPSNVDISSSTTDLVVDYGDAAHDGISVEFILRKANDNQGTLKVAGIFKQDGYEDTTKEFDVLTGFATDIAIVEAKAQEVAVSINSSTQPANPDGYEISNWNFTIESKITGKSKVSFTLTKTSSGTQAQISDHEVVVDEEGAGVDYFKEKLITSGQIFGSDAVKASNHVLAEDSETTELNNKILEFNKKIEYTADEKIYKDDPVAVFLSFASNAAQAKEIAQNKASNNTEATNKDALIKLNNAFPKFIKLVNQYANGTASVKNDETKKIINDFVQYFFTNYFSDELTGSDGTKYDASTSATYPTWFAIPSKIAGALIYGTDVLTPEIYANAVRVLDIYVKNITNYTVTLHGNFAWGKGKFIDNPLHFEQLLLPRLVVMIAKKDVDGIDSIASQTKIVINNLIKNDKLFTINNEKNTRAFVDTLRKLSFGISSADQRQKVKLSEELKPLFEHPISKLSSDLTQTKLKENNESAKEKLNSLGMLLYIEKLLGQNTELLDALKNLFSNTTTNDYPQFNQTFKWVKDELTRAFSN, from the coding sequence ATGAAAAAAACTAAGAAAAGATTTTATAAATTAATCGTTGGTTCAACTACATTAATTGCTACTGGTCTTTTAGGAGCAGCAAGTATCTCATGTAATTTTAAAAGAGTTGGAACTGGAAGCACCAACAATAGCGGTGGAGATTGATCATTACCTTCAACTAAACCAGGTATTACTAATCCACCAAAAACCGACTATGAAGATATGAGTGATGTAGTCAACATTGACCAAATCTTTAAAAATGTTAGACTTAACGATGCTTATGCACAAAAAACACCTTTAGATACTTTTATTAAAAATTATAATAATGCATTTAAAATCTTGCGGATTGCAAATGCTACTTTACCATTTGAACGTGTTAAAGAAGACGAAGCGATTTCAGAAAAATATCTTAAAAAGAGTGCTGAATTATTTGCTACTAAATTACCAACTTTCTTAAGTAATGAAAATGCACTTTACTTAGACTTTTTTGGTTACTATACAGAAGCTAAAAGAGTTAATGATAAATTAGTTGTTGATTTTTATGTAGCTGATTTATCAAAACTACAAGATCAACAACAAATCTTACACAAGGAATTTAGCTTTAATTATCCAAACTTAAGTGAAGTTCCAAGTGAACCAAAACAACCTGAGCAACCAGACCAATCTGGTTCAGGGACACCTACTGATCCAGTTGAAAGTGTTGAGTCTAAATTAAACGAATTAATTAAACAAGTAAATGTTTCGCTTGCAAGCGGACTTAAAGCTGCAGAATTAACTGCAACACAAGTTAAAGTTGAAAACTTAGTATTTAAAATCAATAACCAAGTAAGCGACTTAGTAACTGATGTAGTCTTAAGTGCACAAGGAAGCAACAGTTTATCAGTTAGCTTTAAATTAACTCAAGATGGTAAAAAATCAAATGAGCGTTTAGTTCAATTAACTGGATTTAAAGATTTAAGTGAATTAGAATTACTTAAATTAAATAATCCAAAATTATTTGAAGCTTACAACCGTATTAAATTGTATTCAACCATTTCAGATAATCCATTAAGCTTAAAAGCAATTCGTAAAAATATTCCAAGCTTTAAATTAATTAATGCTGGAGAAGGTATAACTTTAAGTGAGGTTAATTATGTAGTTAATCCATTCGAAGGTCGTTTAATTGCTCACTTTAGCATTAGTGACGGTAATGAATCATATCGTGTTGCTAAAGTATTTAACTTGCAAGAAGTAAGTAATATTGTTCAATTAGTTAATGACAACTTAAATACTTATGTTGGTTACTACAATTCTAAAGCGGATCAATTTAGCGATTTATTATATGCAATTATTAAATTTGCAAACAGAAATGACTTAAGTGATGAAGAAAAAGAAATTGCTAAAGATCGTGTTTTAACCTTAATTTACTTAAAAGCACAAATTGCAGATCCTGCAACTGCTTTAGCTAAAGTTGAAGAATTTAGTAATTTAGTCGCTTCACAAGCAGAAGTAATCGTTGATAAAAAACGTAAATTTGATGAAGAAAAAAGTGCTTTAGCTGTAATTTTTGATGATTTAAAAAATGTGATTACACCACTTAATTCATTAAACATTGCACATGCTGAATTCCAAAAACCAGAATTAACTCGTTTCTTACAAGGTTACTTTAGTGACTTTATTGATAATTACTACTATGGAACTAAAGAAGTTAATGGTGACTTAGTAGTACAAAACGAATATGGACCTTATGGAATTTGATACATTAGTGTTCCAAATTTATTGGCAAAAAACTTATTGTACCGTATGGACGGAAGTTTTGCAGATGAAGTAGTTAAAAAAGCTGCTAAAGCAATTAACTATTTTGTTAGTGATTTAACACACTATGCACCTTTACCATATAGTAAAAACACTTATGGAAATAAATTATTTGATCGTCCAAACCATGTTAATGATGTCTTAATTGCCAAATTGTTTAGTTTAATTAATGACGATCCAAATCACGATTTAGATAATTTAGCTCCAAAATTAGTCGAAGTTTACCAAAACTTAATCGAAAAGGAAGTTCTTTTACCAAGTGACTTTGATAAAGACGATACAACTCTTTCTGCTCTAATTAATACAGTAAGATTATTGAATTTAACAATTTCTTTAAATTCATCAATTTATACTGCATATAAAGATTTAGATTTTGCTGTGCAATACTTCTCGGCAAAATTAAGTAATGAGTATAAAGCTAAATGAAAATTAGATAAAGTTTTAGAAAATAATTCAAAATGATTACAATTAGCTAAAAACTTAAAATTAGCTGAGTATGAAATTCTTGAAAATACATTTACTAAATTCTTTGACACTCAAATCTTAATGCGTCCTGCTAGATTTAACTCATTATTATTAACACGTAATTCTTGAGAAACAGTTGAAAAATTTGTGAGTGACTTTAATGCACAAAACAAAGCAAACGTATTCTTAGATCAAAAACGTCTTAATGATAGATATGCTAAATTTATTCCTACAATTGCAGCACAAACATTACCTTTTGAAAAATGAAATCTTAAATTGACTCAAGAAGATCCAGAAAAACCAAATCAATTATTATTAACCTTGGAATTATTGGACGAAACTAATAATAAAGAAAAAATTAGTTTATTCAGCAAATACGTAACCTACGTACAGCTTGAAGTTCCTGAACACACTATCTCACACGCTTATGCTGAAGAAGCTTCAAGAGCAAACACTTTAGCTAGTGAAGTAACAATTGATAGATTAAAATTAAAAGTAAGTAACTCAGAAATTAAAGTTAAAGATGTTGTTTTAAAACCAAACAACAAAACCGGTTCTTTAGTTGTAAGTTACAAAATTGAATTTAAAGGTAAAACCTCTACAACTGATGATCTTGTAATTAACGGATTCATTACTGAACAAGCTTACTTAGATCAAGTTAGAGAAGGTCTAAGTGTAACACTAAAAGATGATTTTGATAAAACTCAAACTTATCCAAGTCGTGTAACAAATGAAGCGTTTAATCCAATTGTCGTTCCAGATAATGTTGTAATTTTTGATAAAGAATTCAGTGAAGCAAATGATCAAACTGGTACTTTAAAATACAAACTTTCATTAAAATTAAAAACTAATCAATCAGATACACCAAAAGCAGAACACACTTTTGAATTTGATGGATTCAAAATCAATCAATTAGCAGTATCATTGCAAAATGTTTCATTAAGTGCTAGTGATAATGCAAAAACAAAATTACCATCTAATGTAGACATATCAAGTTCGACAACTGACTTAGTAGTTGATTATGGAGATGCTGCTCACGATGGTATTAGTGTTGAATTTATTCTTAGAAAAGCAAATGATAACCAAGGAACTTTAAAAGTTGCCGGAATCTTTAAACAAGATGGTTACGAAGATACAACTAAAGAATTTGATGTACTCACTGGATTCGCCACTGATATAGCAATCGTTGAAGCAAAAGCTCAAGAAGTTGCCGTATCAATTAATTCATCAACTCAACCTGCAAATCCAGATGGATATGAAATTTCGAACTGAAACTTTACAATTGAATCAAAAATCACAGGAAAATCAAAAGTATCATTTACTTTAACAAAAACTTCATCTGGTACACAAGCTCAAATTAGCGACCATGAAGTAGTTGTTGATGAAGAAGGTGCTGGAGTTGATTACTTTAAAGAAAAATTAATTACTTCTGGACAAATTTTTGGTTCAGACGCTGTTAAAGCATCAAATCATGTGTTAGCAGAAGATTCTGAGACAACAGAATTAAACAATAAGATTTTAGAGTTTAATAAAAAAATAGAATACACTGCTGATGAAAAAATTTACAAAGATGATCCTGTTGCAGTATTTTTAAGTTTTGCATCTAATGCTGCACAAGCAAAAGAAATTGCTCAAAATAAAGCATCAAATAACACTGAAGCCACAAATAAAGATGCTTTAATAAAATTAAATAATGCATTTCCAAAATTCATTAAATTAGTAAATCAATATGCTAATGGTACAGCATCTGTAAAAAATGATGAAACTAAAAAAATTATTAATGATTTTGTCCAATACTTCTTTACTAATTACTTCTCAGATGAATTAACTGGTTCTGACGGAACAAAATATGATGCATCAACATCTGCTACATATCCAACATGATTTGCAATTCCAAGTAAAATTGCTGGAGCATTAATTTACGGCACTGATGTTCTTACTCCTGAAATTTATGCAAATGCTGTTCGTGTTCTTGATATTTATGTAAAAAATATCACAAATTATACTGTTACACTTCATGGAAACTTTGCTTGAGGTAAAGGTAAGTTTATCGACAATCCTTTACATTTTGAACAATTGTTATTACCAAGATTAGTTGTAATGATTGCTAAAAAAGATGTAGATGGTATTGATTCAATTGCGTCTCAAACAAAAATAGTTATTAATAATTTAATCAAAAATGATAAATTATTTACAATTAACAATGAAAAAAATACAAGAGCTTTTGTTGATACATTAAGAAAATTAAGTTTTGGTATTTCTAGTGCTGATCAAAGACAAAAAGTTAAATTAAGTGAAGAATTAAAACCATTATTTGAACACCCTATTTCAAAATTATCTTCTGATTTAACACAAACAAAATTAAAAGAAAACAATGAATCTGCAAAAGAAAAATTAAATTCTTTAGGAATGTTATTGTATATCGAGAAATTATTAGGTCAAAATACTGAATTACTAGATGCATTAAAGAATTTATTTAGTAATACAACAACTAATGATTATCCACAATTTAACCAAACATTTAAGTGAGTAAAAGACGAATTAACAAGAGCTTTTTCAAACTAA
- a CDS encoding ATP-binding protein, giving the protein MNLCKGQINMSNFVFQREKYLNQLIRKMNNGLIKIVAGLRRSGKSYLIFNLFKNYLLMNDYKEEQIIEIQLDHFSNFKYQNPEEFLNYVYSKSQNNRINVLLVDEIQLLMHFVPVLNELLSKGNYDIYVTGSNSKFLSSDVVTEFRGRGDVIHLFPLSFKEIWEKRKEDSNVLEVWNEYFEYGGIPLIVKLPNEDKKIFLKSLINETYFKDIVERNKWTKTIVLDELTDIIASNIGCITNLSNIKNTFKSVHNLDISNYFLSKYIEELKNSFLIEEAIKFNIKGRKYVTSSFKYFFTDMGLRNARLNFRQTEETHIMENVIYNELRSRGYLVDVGMVEQRTSTNYNQLEVDFVARKHDQILYIQSALNIDDPLKLEQETKSLLNIKDAFNKIVIVKNYSKMKRDENGIIYIGLFDFLLGEDWEKGIIF; this is encoded by the coding sequence ATGAATTTATGTAAAGGTCAAATTAATATGAGTAATTTTGTTTTTCAAAGAGAAAAATATTTGAATCAACTAATTCGAAAAATGAATAACGGTCTAATTAAAATAGTCGCAGGTCTCCGCAGAAGTGGAAAATCATATCTGATTTTTAATTTATTTAAAAATTACCTGTTAATGAATGATTACAAGGAAGAACAAATAATTGAAATTCAATTAGATCATTTTAGTAACTTTAAATATCAAAATCCAGAAGAATTTTTAAATTATGTGTATTCAAAAAGTCAAAACAATAGAATAAACGTTTTATTAGTTGATGAAATTCAATTATTGATGCATTTTGTACCTGTTTTAAACGAACTTTTATCAAAAGGTAATTATGACATTTATGTTACTGGTAGTAACTCAAAATTTCTTTCAAGCGATGTTGTAACTGAATTTAGAGGTCGAGGTGATGTTATTCATTTATTTCCGCTCTCATTTAAAGAAATTTGAGAAAAAAGAAAAGAAGATAGTAATGTTTTAGAAGTTTGAAACGAATATTTTGAATATGGCGGAATTCCGCTTATAGTAAAATTACCTAATGAAGATAAGAAAATTTTCCTAAAATCTCTTATTAATGAAACTTATTTTAAAGATATAGTGGAACGAAATAAATGAACTAAAACAATTGTACTTGATGAACTGACCGACATAATCGCTTCAAATATTGGTTGTATTACTAATTTAAGTAATATTAAAAACACATTCAAAAGTGTTCATAATTTGGATATTTCTAATTATTTTTTAAGTAAGTATATCGAGGAGTTAAAAAATTCATTTTTAATTGAAGAAGCAATAAAATTCAATATCAAAGGTCGAAAATACGTAACTTCGTCATTTAAGTATTTTTTTACCGATATGGGATTAAGAAATGCAAGATTGAACTTTAGACAAACCGAAGAAACTCACATTATGGAAAATGTTATCTATAATGAATTAAGATCGAGGGGATATCTTGTTGATGTTGGAATGGTAGAACAAAGAACTTCGACCAATTACAATCAATTAGAGGTTGATTTTGTTGCTAGAAAACACGATCAAATACTTTATATTCAATCAGCATTAAATATTGATGATCCTTTGAAGCTAGAACAAGAAACTAAATCTTTACTTAATATAAAAGATGCATTTAATAAAATAGTGATTGTGAAAAATTACTCAAAAATGAAAAGAGATGAAAATGGAATTATTTATATCGGATTATTTGATTTCCTTTTAGGAGAAGACTGAGAAAAAGGAATAATATTTTAA